The Pseudomonadota bacterium genomic sequence TCGAGTCGCCGGAGCCGAACTTCGCGCCCGCGTCGGCGGCCACGGCCATGATCCGGAACGCCGTCAGATCGTCGGGCGCCGTGAACTCGAAGCTCGCCTCGCCGCGCGCGTCGGTGACGAGGGCGCCCGCGAAGAACGCCGAGGAGACGAACCGGGTCCGCGGGGCGGACGAGCCGCCGCCCGAGTCGCCGCCCTCGTCCGGATCCTTGCTCCGCGGGTCGTTGAGCCGCGCGATGCGGTTCAGGTTGGCGGAGTTGTCCACGCCGAGGCCCCACGGCGCGTAGAACGCGGCCATCGGATCGGGCGTCTTGAAGGCGATCAGCTTGAGCACGCCCTCGTCGGCGACCGAGACGGCGACCTCGGTGCGCGCCGGCTTCCCGCCCGACGTGACGCGGACCTTGGCACGAACCCGCTCGCCGGGCTCGTACTTCGGCCGCTCGGTCTCGATCGCCACGGCGAGGCGCGCGTGCTCGGCCGAGACCTTGAGCTCCGCGACGCCCATCTGGAACCGCGGGCGCTCGCGATCACCCTCGCCGGTGCGCCCCTTGACCACCGCGAGCGTCGCGTAGACGTTCGGCGCGTACGCCGGGACGATGGGCACCTCGACGCCCTGCCCGACGCTCTCGAGCATCCGCACCTCCGCGTCGAGCACGCCGTTGCGCTCGACGGTGAGCAGGGCCGCCGCGCGCCCGAGCGAGCTCCTCGGCGCGAGCCGCGCGATCTCCCCCGGCGCGTACTCGGACTTCGACGCGACGACCGACATGCGGACCGACTCGTCGCCGCTCCAGAACGCCTCCCCCTTCCCGAGCACCCAGACGAGCGATGACGCCGCGATGTCGTTGCCGCGCGCGTCCTTCGCCTCGATCCGGATCGCGTACTCGCCGGGCTCGTCCGGCACGATCCGCTCGATCGCCGCCCCGGTCGCCGGGATGTCGATCGGGCGCGACCAGATCACCTCGTGGTCGGTCTTGCACTCGGGGTACGATCGCCAGGTGCCGCGGTATTCGCAGCGCTGCCGCTCGCGGACGTACTTGAGCGTCGCCTTCTGCGCGATCCGCTTGCCGTCCGGCGACACCGCGACCGCGTGCACCGCGAACGGCATCCCGACGGCCTGCACGCACTCCTCTGCGTGGAGCCCGACGTACGCGGCGGACTTGTGCGCGGTGACCGAGGTGCGCTCGGTCACCGACTCTCCGGTAGAGTCCTCGGCCGTCACCTGGATGACGTAGTCCTCGGGGCCAACGATTCCGGTCTCGCTGTCCGAGACGTCGAACGAGAACCTTCCGCGCGCGTCGGTCGTGCCGCTGCCGTCCGAGACGAAGCTGTACGACTCGTTCTCGTACCGGCCCCACCACCAGGTGCCGTATCCGTCGGCGACGTCGTCGCGGAACGTGTAGCTCGAGAGCCCCTCGAACGAGAGGTAGTGCGGCCGCCGCATCACGGACCACTGCACCCCGGCGCCGGCCACGGGCGCGCCGAAAAGGTACGACGCCTCGGCCGAGACCTTCAGGCGCTTGCCGAGCCGAGTGTGCCTCTCGGGTGTCGCGAGCTCGATCTCGTAGCTGACCTTCTTGAACTCCTCGACGTAGAAGGTCTCGTTGAAGGTCTGATCGTCGATCGTGGCGCGCACGTAGTAGTCGCCGAGGCTCGCCTCGGTCGAGAGCGGGAGATCGATCGTGAAACCGCCGAACTCGCTGAGCGGAACGGCGCGATCGAGCACTGTCTCCCCCCGGCTGTCCTCGACGTGGAGGGCGATCCGCTTGCCGTCCGGGACGCTCGGCTCGCGCATGAGCTCCACCGTGCGGATGAGCCCCTTGAGATGGACCTTCTCGCCGGGCCGGTACACGCCGCGGTCGGTCATCAGGAAGCCGCGGTAGCGCGTGCCGGCACCGCGGTAGTCCGCGTCCACGCCGAAGTTCCAGATCTGGATGCCGTTCGACCAGTTGCCGTCGACGACCGCGAGATCGCGGCCGTGCGTCACGGTGGCGACGAGGCGGCGGGAGCGCCAGGTGTCGTACTCCCCGTAGCCCTCGCCGTCCGCGTCGTCGCTGTTCGAGGCGCCGTCGTCGAGCAACTCGTCCGCGCCCGGGAAGCGGACGAGTCCGTCCGCGTCGGTCTCGCCGGTGTAGACCTGCTTGCCCTGCGGCGAGTAGACCCGGACCGTTGCGCCGGCTTGTGGCGCGCCGTCCGAGAAGCGCGTCACCCAGATGATCCCGGAGGACGAGCCGACCTTGAGGAGCACGCCGAGATCCGTGACGTTGGCGAGCACCCGCCTGCGGCCGCCGTCGCGCCACGAGTCGTCGCCGCGCTGCGTGAGCTCCTCGGAGGTGACCTCCGCGAGGTAGATCCCCCGCGCGCCGTTGCCGCCGCACATCTTCTTGAGGTCGAGATCCTTGAGCTTCCACGCGTCCACCTCGCCCGCGGCGCGGAGGCGGTTCTTCCTGTTCTTCAGCTTGAGCGCCTTCCAGTCGAGCTTCCCGTCGGAGCCCGCGTCGTACCACGGGTCGTAGTTCATCGCGCCCGTGAGCAGGCCCACGACGGCGCGCTCCGGGATCGCCGCGCAGTCGACGTCGAACTTCTTCAGGTTGCGCGTCCATACCGGGTACGCGCCGTTGCGGTTCAGCGCCTCGACGGCGAAGATCCCGGTCTCCATCTCGAGCCGCGGCCGCGCCACCCCGGTCTCGAACGCGAACCTCCGATCCGCTCCGAGCCGTTGGCCGTAGACGTCGGTCAGGTCGCCCCGGATCCGGAACGCGTACTCGGTTTCGGACGAGAGATCGACGATCGCGCGGAA encodes the following:
- a CDS encoding MG2 domain-containing protein, with amino-acid sequence MKTNAARAFLFATVVIAASLPQGCGGTATEPPKSVPARALWPENAVLGGEDQAIRVQFDQPMVGEREVGVGLESPPFTVTPAGRLAAMWDDRQTLVIEPAEELTPSTTYTVRLSGELAAHVDGADAEFTFVYKPLEIVEAFGFDARSLPPLPRLGLRFNQDVAAADLEMLCVIESAEGAERVPVVAPGSDLVGTEMTLSPSRALAQGSSYTFACEGLAGAGGDTPMAAPYELDLATYAAFDVLGFAPEGDDVWSDEVEIRIGFATPVSAEALREHLVAKPAIPGLERGSLDASGTEFRAIVDLSSETEYAFRIRGDLTDVYGQRLGADRRFAFETGVARPRLEMETGIFAVEALNRNGAYPVWTRNLKKFDVDCAAIPERAVVGLLTGAMNYDPWYDAGSDGKLDWKALKLKNRKNRLRAAGEVDAWKLKDLDLKKMCGGNGARGIYLAEVTSEELTQRGDDSWRDGGRRRVLANVTDLGVLLKVGSSSGIIWVTRFSDGAPQAGATVRVYSPQGKQVYTGETDADGLVRFPGADELLDDGASNSDDADGEGYGEYDTWRSRRLVATVTHGRDLAVVDGNWSNGIQIWNFGVDADYRGAGTRYRGFLMTDRGVYRPGEKVHLKGLIRTVELMREPSVPDGKRIALHVEDSRGETVLDRAVPLSEFGGFTIDLPLSTEASLGDYYVRATIDDQTFNETFYVEEFKKVSYEIELATPERHTRLGKRLKVSAEASYLFGAPVAGAGVQWSVMRRPHYLSFEGLSSYTFRDDVADGYGTWWWGRYENESYSFVSDGSGTTDARGRFSFDVSDSETGIVGPEDYVIQVTAEDSTGESVTERTSVTAHKSAAYVGLHAEECVQAVGMPFAVHAVAVSPDGKRIAQKATLKYVRERQRCEYRGTWRSYPECKTDHEVIWSRPIDIPATGAAIERIVPDEPGEYAIRIEAKDARGNDIAASSLVWVLGKGEAFWSGDESVRMSVVASKSEYAPGEIARLAPRSSLGRAAALLTVERNGVLDAEVRMLESVGQGVEVPIVPAYAPNVYATLAVVKGRTGEGDRERPRFQMGVAELKVSAEHARLAVAIETERPKYEPGERVRAKVRVTSGGKPARTEVAVSVADEGVLKLIAFKTPDPMAAFYAPWGLGVDNSANLNRIARLNDPRSKDPDEGGDSGGGSSAPRTRFVSSAFFAGALVTDARGEASFEFTAPDDLTAFRIMAVAADAGAKFGSGDSRVTIAKPLMLRPLVPRFISSGDSLEVGVEVRNSTGAKGEATVSVRATGCDVAAREKKVALADGESRTLRFETKVRDVKKASFSFSGRLGAFDDAVSVSMPVERPVFRDSKVLSSGALDGTAKISAAQPEGAVAGDSELDIVVDRSGLAELGPSLKYLVEYPYGCLEQTLSRLVPLLKVKDLAGSIGLEELEGPRLKRFIDVGLKKVVRHQHEDGHFSLWPGGGTYPHLTVFALYGLSEAKRAGAAVDEEAIARGVGALKSWIDQQSRTMPTDGENGTLAMAAYVLTELGKPDAGLNARLYEKRRGLPVYGRAFLLMALAADSSAKEQAETLESELASLVERSNGVAHVRETGRDLGTYMSSNVRTEAIVLSALLRANRDEPSIPLLAEGLRRGQKSSGRWANTQDNLYALVALSDWARSGAQGELAVTIRLDGDTIAQRRLVGHQVLSIRKPFRAGAASRALEISVDGPARHVVRLDASIRDERAKPVDRGFTVTRELLEPASDAPKKSVAVGELVRIKVTVRTAEDRNYVAVVDRLPAGLEPVNTRFATAEQVYGTPPEDDDYWKPGWTHTELRDDRVLAFADRMGAGELVLEYFARAGTPGRFAAPPATAEAMYEPDINGRTAAYVLEVGK